Sequence from the Kineosporiaceae bacterium genome:
TGACGTACTCCGAGGGCAGGGTCAGACCCGCCGCCTCGAGGGCCGCCCGTAACCCAGCGCCACGGGCCGAGGTGCAGGCCGCGGTGCCGGTGCCTCCCACGTACGCGACCCGACGGTGGCCGAGGCCGATGAGGTGATTCCCGGCGGACATCCCACCGGCGAAGTTGGTCGACCCGACACTGGTCAGCCGAGCCAGCTGCGGGTTCAGCGGGTCGATCACCACCACCGGGATCCGCGCCTTGTCGAGCGCGGTCAGGTGGGCGGTGGTCAGCTCACCCGTGATGGCGACGACCGCCGTCCGGCCGGCCGTGAGCAGCCGCCGAGCCCAGGCCGTCGGACGCTCGGTCACCGGCTCGTCCGCGGTTCGCGGTCCGCTGCTGGCGGTGATGGTGACGCCCAGTTCGAGCGCGGCGTCCAGCACCCCCTGCACCACTTCGGCGGTGTAGGCGTGCAGACCGTGGTCGAAGACGACCTCGACGGTCCTGAGCCGGGGGTCGGTGCGGCGGGGTGCCACGGCCACGTAACTGTGTTGCTGCAACACGTCCTGTACTCGGGCACGGGTCGACGGCGCAACGTCGCTGCGGCCGTTGAGCACCTTGCTCACGGTCGCCACCGACACCCCGGCAGAGGCGGCCACTGCCGCCAGCGTCGGGCGCCCTCGGCCCCTGACCTCGCTGTCCATCCCGTCCTCTTCCTTGCCTCTCGTGCGTGCCTCGGCTAGGTGGCCACGACGTCCACCGGCGTGAGCAACCGACGGTCGTGCCCGACCACCCGCAGCGGCCCGGTGAGCCGGAACGAGGCCCGGCAGAGCAGATTCTGCCCGGAGTTGCCCACCATGACCTGGATCTCGCCCGGCTCGACGACGCGTCGCAGGTCGCGGCCGGTGAACGCGGTGCGATCGGCGTGCAGCCGGAAGCTGACCCGGGCCGAGGCGCCCGGCTCGAGCGGCACCCGGGCGAAGCCCGCGAGCTGGCGCACCGGGCGCGTCACCTGAGCCAGGACGTCGTGCAGGTACAGCTGCACGACCTCGTCACCGCTGCGCCCGCCGGTGTTGGTCACCCGGACCGACACCGTGAGCTCTCCGTCGGTGGCCACCTCCTCGGCGTCCAGTTGGAGGTCGTCGATCTCGAACGTGGTGTACGAGTGGCCGTGGCCGAAGCCGAACAGCGGCGAGGCGTCCAGATT
This genomic interval carries:
- a CDS encoding LacI family DNA-binding transcriptional regulator, giving the protein MDSEVRGRGRPTLAAVAASAGVSVATVSKVLNGRSDVAPSTRARVQDVLQQHSYVAVAPRRTDPRLRTVEVVFDHGLHAYTAEVVQGVLDAALELGVTITASSGPRTADEPVTERPTAWARRLLTAGRTAVVAITGELTTAHLTALDKARIPVVVIDPLNPQLARLTSVGSTNFAGGMSAGNHLIGLGHRRVAYVGGTGTAACTSARGAGLRAALEAAGLTLPSEYVTSGNFSYATGLAGASTVLDLPEPPTAIFAGSDEMALGVIEAARLRGLRVPQDLSVIGFDDAQLSRMASPPLTTIRQPLAEMGGVALRTALRLAAGETIASHHVELATHLVVRGSTAPPPATTP